A window from Mixophyes fleayi isolate aMixFle1 chromosome 12, aMixFle1.hap1, whole genome shotgun sequence encodes these proteins:
- the KRBA2 gene encoding KRAB-A domain-containing protein 2, translated as MSVVDKQLFYDCFQSLLSEKREDNSMYLTTEKYSEIIEQVKIAKLEKKKSSLSYRRLKRFQICCVGNEEKLIAPLSETSTTVQYYITNEDMYDVLHEAHVNTGHGGKHRMLAELKKSYKNVTQEVVLLFLKLCVTCQQKLSSQKKTIVVKPIKFSEMESRCQVDLIDMRSQSDNPFQFIMVYQDYVTKFVQLRPLTSKKPNEVAKQLLDIFCIFGAPSIIQSDSGREFADCLITELKTLWPNLKVVHGKLPDGQTPTTVETAHQDIQNMLLAWMDMEKNTKWSEGLRFVQIMKNTDYHDSIYQSPYQAMFGRSIKIGLSTSSLPSEAVDELETEEELEVLLHTVKNRRFEIGRRENDNLATDTTDNEMITYELATQENSNSNDRKLTKEELIS; from the coding sequence ATGTCCGTTGTAGATAAACAGCTCTTCTATGACTGTTTTCAAAGTTTACTCTCTGAAAAGAGGGAGGATAATTCCATGTATCTGACAACTGAAAAGTACAGTGAAATAATTGAGCAGGTAAAAATTGCCAAACTTGAGAAGAAAAAGTCATCTCTTTCCTATCGCCGTTTAAAAAGATTTCAGATCTGTTGTGTTGGAAACGAGGAGAAACTTATTGCTCCGTTATCTGAAACTAGTACCACCGTCCAATACTATATAACCAATGAAGATATGTATGATGTATTACACGAAGCGCATGTAAACACGGGGCATGGGGGAAAACACAGGATGCTGGCAGAATTGAAAAAAAGCTACAAAAATGTGACTCAAGAGGTGGTTCTGTTGTTCCTTAAGTTGTGTGTCACCTGCCAGCAGAAGCTCAGTTCTCAAAAGAAAACTATTGTTGTCAAACCGATTAAGTTCTCTGAGATGGAAAGTCGATGTCAGGTTGATTTGATTGACATGAGGTCACAATCAGATAATCCGTTTCAATTCATCATGGTCTATCAAGACTACGTGACTAAATTTGTCCAGTTAAGGCCGTTAACCTCAAAAAAACCCAATGAAGTAGCAAAACAATTGTTAGACATCTTTTGCATATTTGGAGCACCTTCCATTATACAGTCAGATAGTGGTAGAGAGTTTGCTGACTGTTTAATAACTGAATTGAAGACACTGTGGCCTAACTTAAAAGTAGTTCACGGGAAGCTACCTGATGGCCAGACTCCAACTACTGTGGAGACGGCACATCAGGATATTCAGAACATGCTTCTGGCCTGGATGGATATGGAAAAAAACACCAAATGGTCAGAGGGGCTTCGTTTTGTTCAAATAATGAAGAACACAGATTACCATGACAGTATATACCAGTCTCCGTACCAAGCCATGTTTGGCCGGAGCATTAAAATTGGACTGTCCACATCATCTCTTCCTAGCGAAGCTGTGGATGAACTTGAGACAGAAGAAGAGCTGGAGGTGTTGCTGCATACTGTAAAGAACAGACGGTTTGAAATTGGAAGACGAGAAAATGATAATTTGGCCACTGACACTACAGATAATGAAATGATCACTTACGAACTGGCCACTCAAGAGAATTCCAATTCTAATGATAGAAAATTGACCAAAGAAGAATTGATAAGTTAA